In one Choloepus didactylus isolate mChoDid1 chromosome 1, mChoDid1.pri, whole genome shotgun sequence genomic region, the following are encoded:
- the LOC119509619 gene encoding keratin-associated protein 10-7-like: protein MSVCSSDVSYSSRVCLPGSCDSCSDPSWQVDDCPESCCEPPCCAPSCCAPTYCAPTCCNSTCCAPTCCNSSCCAPTCCAPTPCLTLICTPVSCGTSPCQSVCTSSCEPSCGQQSSCQPACCTSSPCTSCCVPVCCKPVCCRPSSCVSLLCCPVCKPACCVPPSSCCAPASSCQPSCCRPASCVSLLCRPVCKPACCMPTSSCCAPTSSCQPSCCRPASCVSLLCRPACPRLACCGPSLARTSCC from the coding sequence ATGTCTGTCTGCTCCAGCGACGTGAGCTACAGCAGCCGGGTCTGCCTGCCCGGTTCCTGCGACTCCTGCTCGGACCCCTCCTGGCAGGTGGACGACTGCCCCGAGAGCTGCTGCGAGCCCCCCTGCTGCGCCCCCAGCTGCTGTGCCCCCACCTACTGCGCCCCCACCTGCTGTAACTCCACCTGCTGCGCCCCCACCTGCTGTAACTCTTCCTGCTGTGCTCCCACCTGTTGTGCCCCGACCCCCTGCCTGACCCTCATCTGCACCCCAGTGAGCTGTGGGACCAGCCCCTGCCAATCTGTCTGCACCAGCTCCTGTGAGCCCTCCTGTGGCCAGCAGTCTAGCTGCCAGCCTGCTTGCTGCACGTCCTCCCCCTGCACATCCTGCTGTGTGCCCGTCTGCTGCAAGCCCGTGTGCTGCAGACCCTCCTCCTGCGTGTCCCTCCTCTGCTGCCCCGTGTGCAAgcctgcctgctgtgtgccccCCTCCTCCTGCTGTGCCCCCGCCTCCTCCTGCCAGCCCAGCTGCTGCCGCCCGGCCTCCTGCGTGTCCCTCCTCTGCCGCCCCGTGTGCAAGCCCGCCTGCTGCATGCCCACCTCCTCCTGCTGtgcccccacctcctcctgccaGCCCAGCTGCTGCCGCCCGGCCTCCTGCGTGTCCCTCCTCTGCCGGCCCGCGTGCCCCCGCCTGGCCTGCTGCGGCCCCTCCCTGGCCCGGACGTCCTGCTGCTGA